The following is a genomic window from Geobacillus subterraneus.
ACAAATCCGCGATTTAACCGGCATTCCACTCGTGCTTCACGGCGGTACCGGCATCCCGACTGAGCAAATCCAGCGCGCGATTTCCCTTGGCACATCGAAAATCAACGTCAATACAGAAAACCAAATGGCGTTCACGAAAGTCGTCCGCGAGCTGCTCGCAAAAGATCCGAACGTTTATGACCCGCGCAAAATCATCGGCCCGGGCCGCGATGCGATCAAAGCGACGGTCATCGGTAAAATGCGCGAGTTCGGTTCGTCCGGAAAAGCAGCACAATAACAGGCAAACGGCAAGATCGGCCTAGCAGGCGGCTTTCGGCCGCCGCCCGGGCTTGCCCGCTTGCATCCAAACAACGACAAGGAGGGTCACTAATGAAATTTTTTATTGATACAGCCAATTTAGAGGAGATTAAACACGCCCATGAACTCGGTATTTTGGCCGGCGTAACGACCAACCCGAGTTTAGTGGCGAAAGAAAACGTCTCGTTCCATGACCGGCTGCGCGAAATTACGTCGATCGTCTCCGGTTCGGTCAGCGCGGAAGTCATTTCAACCGAGGCGGCCGGCATGATCGAAGAAGGCGAGGAGCTGGCGAAAATCGCTCCAAACATCACGATTAAAGTGCCGATGACGCCGGAAGGGTTAAAAGCGGTAAAAACGTTCAGCGAAAAAGGCATCAAAACGAACGTCACGCTCGTGTTTACCGCCAACCAGGCGCTGTTGGCTGCGCGCGCCGGCGCGACGTACGTCTCTCCGTTCCTCGGCCGCCTCGATGATATCGGCCATAACGGCTTAGAGCTCATTTCCACCATCGCTGATATTTTCAACATTCATGGCATTGAAACAGAAATCATCGCGGCTTCGATCCGCCACCCGCTCCATGTGACAGAAGCGGCTTTGCGTGGGGCGCATATTGCCACTGTCCCGTACAAAGTGCTCATGCAATTGTTTAACCATCCGCTCACTGACCAAGGGATCGAGAAGTTTCTCGCCGACTGGAATCGGCAACAATGAAAATAGGCCGTTTGCCTCCTAGGTTAAGCGGGCTCACCCGACCGCGTTCGGGTCGGGGAGTCGAGCCCGCCCGGCCGCTTTCTCGTTCCTAGGGGTGAAGCCAACTTCCGAGCAAAGAAGGGAGACGACGATGGATAAAATGAAAATTATCGGCGGGGATCGGCTGCGGGGGACGATCAAAGTGAGCGGCGCGAAAAACAGCGCGGTCGCCTTGATTCCCGCGGCGATTTTAGCCGATTCGCCGGTGACGATCGAAGGGTTGCCGGACATTTCCGACGTGCACATTTTAGGAAGCTTGATCGAGGAGATCGGCGGTTCGTTTTCGTTTGACGGCAAAGAGGCGGTCATCGATCCGACGAACATGGTTTCCATGCCGCTTCCGAACGGAAAAGTGAAAAAACTGCGCGCCTCGTACTATTTGATGGGAGCGATGCTTGGCCGATTCAAAAAAGCGGTCGTCGGCCTGCCGGGCGGCTGCCATCTCGGGCCGCGTCCGATCGACCAGCACATTAAAGGGTTTGAGGCGCTCGGTGCAACGGTGACGAACGAGCAGGGCGCCATTTATTTGCGCGCTGAGGAGCTCCGCGGGGCCCGCATTTTTTTGGACGTCGTCAGCGTCGGTGCGACGATCAACATTATGCTGGCGGCGGTGCGCGCCAAAGGGCGGACGATTATCGAAAACGCCGCGAAAGAGCCGGAAATCATTGATGTGGCGACATTGCTTTCGAACATGGGCGCAAAAATTAAAGGCGCGGGCACCGATGTCATCCGCATCGACGGCGTCGAAAAATTATCGGGCTGCCGCCACGCCATCATCCCGGACCGGATTGAGGCCGGTACGTATATGATCGCCGCTGCGGCGATCGGCAGCGAAGTCGTCGTCGACAACGTCATCCCGCAGCACGTCGAATCGCTGACGGCGAAGTTGCGTGAAATGGGCGTGCACGTCGAGACAGGCGCGGATCAAATTTTGATTCGCGGCTCCGATGTTTTGAAAGCGGTTGACGTCAAAACGCTCGTCTACCCGGGGTTTCCGACCGATTTGCAGCAGCCGTTTACCGCTTTGTTGACGAAAGCGAACGGCACGAGCGTCGTCACCGATACGATTTACAGCGCGCGCTTCAAACATATCGACGAATTGCGGCGCATGAACGCGAACGTGAAAGTCGAAGGCCGCTCAGCCATTATCACCGGGCCGGTCAGGTTGCAAGGGGCAAAAGTGAAAGCGAGCGACTTGCGCGCCGGGGCGGCGCTCGTTGTCGCCGGGCTCATGGCCGAAGGAGTGACGGAAATTACCGGCGTCGAGCATATCGACCGCGGCTACAGCGGGTTAGTTGAAAAGCTGTCTGAGATCGGCGCTACGATTTGGCGCGAAAAAATGACCGATGAGGAAATTGAGCAGGTGAAAAACGCTTGACGTCTGGCAAGTAAAGGGGAAGGGGAGAACGACAATGGAACGAAGCTTGTCGATGGAACTTGTGCGCGTCACCGAAGCAGCCGCGCTTGCCGCGGCCCGCTGGATGGGGCGCGGAAAAAAGAATGAGGCTGACGACGCAGCGACATCGGCGATGCGCGATGTATTTGACACGGTGCCGATGAAAGGGACGGTCGTCATCGGTGAAGGGGAAATGGATGAGGCGCCGATGCTGTATATTGGAGAAAAGCTCGGCAACGGCTACGGCCCGCGCGTCGATGTCGCTGTCGATCCGCTTGAGGGGACGAACATTGTCGCTTCCGGGGGCTGGAATGCGCTGGCTGTCGTCGCCGTCGCTGACCACGGCCATTTGCTCCATGCGCCGGATATGTACATGGAAAAAATCGCCGTTGGTCCGGAAGCGGTCGGCATGATTGATATTGAAGCGCCGATCATCGACAATTTAAAAGCGGTGGCGAAAGCGAAAAACAAAGACATTGAAGATGTGGTCGCCATTGTCCTCAATCGTCCGCGCCACGAACGGCTCATCCAAGAGCTGCGCGAGGCTGGCGCGCGCATTAAGCTCATTAATGACGGCGATGTCGCCGCCGCCATTAACACGGCGTTTGACCATACCGGCGTCGACATTTTATTCGGCTCAGGCGGCGCACCGGAAGGGGTGCTCGCGGCCGTTGCGTTAAAGTGCCTTGGCGGCGAACTGCAAGGGAAACTGCTGCCGCAAAATGACGCCGAACTTGAGCGGTGCAAACAAATGGGGATCGACGTGAACAAAGTGTTGCGCATGGACGACTTAGTGAAAGGGGACGACGCCATTTTTGCCGCCACCGGCGTCACGGATGGCGAGCTGCTGCGCGGCGTGCAGCTGAAAGGGGCATACGGCCTCACCCACTCGGTCGTCATGCGCGCCAAATCCGGCACTGTCCGCTTCATTGAGGGGCGGCATAGCTTGAAGAAAAAACCGAACTTAGTCATTAAGTAGCGCCCCTTATCCGGCTTGGCGGCGGCGCCGGTTTCCCGGGCCGCTCCCTGACCGGGAAAGCAAAAAAAGATTGATTAAAAATAGGAAAAAAGGGTAAAATAGTCGTGTTACCTGTGCAAAAATAAGCTCTGCCATTCTACTTCCTTATTTCAGCCTTCATCATCTTCTAAACGAATGATCCCTTCGCCTGTCGAATTGATGACAAATATGTCCGAACGCGAACGATGGGAGCATAGGAAACTTTGCAAAGTGTGGTGTCAAGATGGAGTTAACGTTAGCGGCTTTAGAAAACATGAAGTTAAAAGAGCTGTATGAGCTCGCCAGGCAATATAAAATTTCGTATTACAGCAAATTGACAAAAAAAGAGCTTATTTTTGCTATTTTGAAAGCGCGTGCCGAGCAAGACGGCCTCTTTTTCATGGAAGGCGTCCTCGAAATCATTCCGTCGGAAGGATTCGGCTTTTTGCGCCCGATCAACTACTCCCCGAGCTCGGAAGACATTTACATTTCCGCTTCCCAAATTCGCCGTTTTGATTTGCGCAACGGGGATAAAGTATCCGGCAAAGTGCGGCCGCCGAAAGAAAACGAGCGCTATTTCGGCTTGCTCCACGTCGAGGCGGTCAACGGGGAAGACCCGGAAATCGCGAAAGAGCGCGTCCATTTTCCAGCGTTAACCCCTTTATATCCGAATCGGCAAATGAAGCTCGAGACAACGCCGGACAAGTTGTCGACCCGCATCATCGACCTCATCGCCCCGGTCGGCTTTGGGCAGCGCGGGCTGATCGTCGCGCCGCCGAAAGCAGGGAAAACGATGCTGCTTAAAGAAATCGCCAACAGCATCACCGCCAACCACCCGGACGTCGAGCTGATCGTCCTTTTGATTGACGAACGGCCGGAAGAAGTGACCGACATCGAGCGGTCCGTACAAGGGGATGTCGTCAGCTCGACGTTTGACGAAGTGCCGGAAAACCATATTAAAGTGGCCGAGCTCGTCTTAGAGCGGGCGATGCGTTTGGTCGAGCATAAGCGCGATGTCGTCATTTTAATGGACAGCATCACCCGTTTGGCCCGGGCGTACAACTTAGTCATTCCGCCGAGCGGTCGCACGCTCTCCGGCGGGATCGACCCGGCCGCATTTCACCGCCCGAAACGGTTTTTCGGTGCGGCCCGCAACATCGAAGAGGGCGGCAGCTTAACGATTTTGGCGACGGCCTTAGTCGATACCGGCTCGCGCATGGACGATGTCATTTACGAAGAATTCAAGGGAACAGGCAACATGGAGCTCCACCTCGACCGGTCGCTCGCTGAGCGTCGCATTTTCCCAGCGATCGACATTCGCCGCTCCGGAACGCGCAAAGAGGAGTTGCTTATTCCGAAAGAACATTTGGATAAACTGTGGGCGATCCGCAAAACGATGGCTGATTCTCCGGACTTTATCGAGCGGTTTTTAAACAAGCTGCGCCGCACGAAATCGAACGAAGAATTTTTCGCCTTGCTCGATCAAGAATGGAAAAGCGGCGGCCCGCTTCGCCTCTAAATGGCTGGCGGAATTTGCCGGGAATCGCCCATTGCAAATCAGCGGAAAAGCTGTTATAATCTTAACATGTGTGTTTTAGCTAGCGCTTATGTGTTCACACGATGAACCGTCTGCACCGGCCGGGCTGCTCTCATAAAGCCCCGGCCGTTCCATGCGCGGCGCTTCGCCGGAAAGGCGGAAGCGCCTCGGGCATCGAGCCCGCACGAACGAATAACTCTGTTTCGATGAGATACAGGGCGGAAGGAGATGAAAACGATGAAACAAGGGATCCATCCAGCGTACAAAAAAGTGATCGTCCGCTGCGCATGCGGAAACGAGTTCGAAAGCGGTTCGGTCAAAGACGAGCTGCGCGTCGAGATTTGCTCGGAATGCCATCCGTTCTTCACGGGCAAACAAAAATTCGTTTCGGCAGCGGGCCGCGTCGATAAATTCAATAAAAAATACGGCCTTAAGTAAAAAAAGAACGGACGAAAGCAGGCAAGCGCACCGCTTGCCTGCTTTTTCGTGAGGGCAGATGGACGAACCGTTGCCCATAGAGCGGATCTTGCCGGCCGTTTCGGTCCGGTGCGGTTGGCTCGTTTTTCGATGACAGTGTTGAGCGAAAGGAGAGGCCCCCGATGTATGTGATGACGCAGTCCGGTTGGCTGGAAGTCATTTGCGGCAGCATGTTCTCCGGCAAATCGGAAGAACTGATCCGCCGCATCCGCCGCGCCCAGTTTGCCAAGCAGGAAGTGAAAGTGTTCAAACCGACGATCGACAATCGTTATAGCGAAGACGCAGTCGTGTCGCACAACGGCAATTCGGTGATCGCCATCCCGGTCGCGACGCCGGCCGAACTGTTTCGTTACATTTCCGCTGCCACCGATGTCGTCGCCATTGATGAAGTGCAGTTTTTTTCCGATGACATTGTTGATGTTGTGCAGACGCTCGCGGATCGCGGTTATCGCGTCATCGCCGCCGGGTTGGATCAAGACTTCCGCGGCGAACCGTTCGGACCGGTGCCCGCGCTCATGGCGATCGCCGAGTCGGTGACGAAACTGCAAGCGGTATGCACCGTCTGCGGTTCCCCAGCCAGCCGGACGCAGCGGCTTATTAACGGTGCGCCTGCTTCTTATGACGATCCGATCATTCTTGTCGGTGCCAGCGAAGCGTACGAACCCCGTTGCCGCCATCATCACGAAGTGCCGGGCAAACCGAAAAAGCGCCATGGCCATCCGCTCGCTGAACGTGCCGGCGAGTGACAGGATCAGGGGATCAAGAACGATACGTATCGGTGTTCCCATCGCTTGCTAGACGTGTCGGTAAACAACGGGAAAAGAGAAAATTCGCGGCAAACCGCAAGCCGTTTGTTTACTGAATGCGCCATTTACCAACGGTGACCAATGCCGGCGCGCGCCGGATGTTTCCGCCGCCCCGCTCAATGGGGGAATGAATGACATAGTTGCCCACAAACCGCGGCTTGGCTTTTTCCTTTGTTTAAAGGCGGTGGCCTCTCCGCTCGGAGAGGATATAAATATTATGGCTTGTCACGGGCATCCTAACAGCAGGGAGGCGAAAACAATGAAACGCATCTGGCTGTTAGGGATTGCCTTGTTGCTTTCGGCCTGTTCGTTGACCCCGGATCATTCGTCTTACCGCCAGCAAAGCGAAGACAAAAACGGTACGCGGCTGATGACGGACGAGCGGCCGAAAATGGATGCGGATCACGACTTGTACAACAACTTTGACGACCCAGAAAAAACGCGGCAAAACCCGAACTTCATTAGTTTGACCGAAGGAAGCGAAAACCAGCGCGCCGATACGCGGAAAGCCGCACAACTCATTGAGCGGCATACCGATTACCGCGCCGACTCCATCTGGTTTCACGGCAGCAATATGTATGTCACAGTCGATGTGCCGGAAACATTGTCCGCCGAAGAGCGGCAACGTGAGGCGAGCCGCATCGACAAACTGCTGACAAAAGCGATTCCGACGTACGAAATTATCGTGCGCGTGAACTAACACTCCCGCTTGCCAAAAGCGGGGGTTTTTGTTTGGTCTTGTTTCATGATATAATTTGAAATTAGACTGTGCTGAAAAACAGAGGTGAATGATGTGTTTGACCGGTTAGAAGCTGTCGAACAACGGTATGAAAAATTAAACGAGCTGTTGATGGATCCAGCCGTCATCAACGATCCGAAAAAGTTGCGCGATTATTCGAAAGAGCAGGCCGATTTGGCGGAAACGGTGCAAACGTACCGCGAATACAAGTCCGTTCGCGACCAGCTCGCGGAAGCGAAGGCCATGTTGGAAGAAAAGCTTGAGCCAGAGCTGCGCGAGATGGTGAAAGAGGAAATTGATGAACTCGAAGAACGGGAAGCGGCGCTCGTTGAGAAGTTGAAAGTGCTGCTTTTGCCGAAAGATCCGAACGATGAGAAAAACGTCATTATGGAAATTCGCGCCGCCGCCGGCGGCGAGGAAGCGGCGCTGTTTGCCGGCGACTTGTACCGAATGTACACGCGCTATGCCGAGTCGCAAGGGTGGAAAACAGAAGTGATCGAAGCGAGCCCGACCGGCCTTGGCGGCTATAAAGAAATCATCTTTATGGTCAACGGAAAAGGGGCGTATTCGAAGCTGAAGTTTGAAAACGGCGCCCACCGCGTCCAGCGCGTTCCGGAAACGGAGTCGGGCGGGCGCATCCACACGTCGACGGCAACGGTCGCCTGTCTGCCGGAAATGGAAGAAGTCGAAGTCGACATTCATGAAAAAGACATTCGTGTCGATACGTTCGCCTCGAGCGGGCCAGGGGGGCAAAGCGTCAACACGACGATGTCGGCCGTACGCCTCACCCATATTCCGACCGGCATTGTCGTCACATGCCAAGACGAAAAATCGCAAATTAAAAACAAAGAGAAGGCCATGAAAGTGTTGCGCGCCCGCATTTACGACAAATACCAGCAAGAGGCGCGCGCCGAATATGACCAGACGCGCAAGCAGGCGGTCGGCACCGGCGACCGTTCAGAGCGCATCCGCACGTACAACTTCCCGCAAAACCGCGTCACCGACCACCGCATCGGGCTGACGATTCAAAAGCTTGACCTCGTGTTGGACGGGCAGCTTGATGAAATTATCGAGGCGCTCATTTTAGACGACCAGGCGAAAAAATTGGAGCAAGCGAACGATGCGTCGTAACGTGCATGAAGTCCTCGCCTGGGCTTCTTCTTTTTTGCGCGCCCATGGGAAGGAGGAGCGGGCGGCCGAGTGGCTGTTGTGCCACCATTTGCGCACTGACCGGGCCGGGCTGTTCGCCCGTTGGCGCGAGCCCGTTGAGGAAGCGGTGTACGAACGGTTTACGGCCGATGTGCGCCGCCATGCCTTACACCATGTGCCGGTTCAATATTTGATCGGCCATGAATCGTTTTACGGACGGCCGTTCCTTGTGAACCGTCATGTGCTCATCCCGCGCCCGGAAACGGAAGAGTTGGTGCTTGGCGTCCTTGAGCGCGTGCCGCGCCTATTTGCCGGCCGGGAGCGGATTGATGTCGTCGATGTCGGCACCGGCAGCGGAGCGATCGCTGTGACATTGGCGCTAGAGAACAAAGCGTTGTCGGTGACTGCCACCGATATTTCCGAAGCAGCGCTCACAGTCGCTCGGGAAAACGCTCGCCGGCTTGGGGCAAGCGTTTCGTTTTTGCGCGGCGACTTATTGCAGCCGCTCATCGAACAAGGACGAACCGTCGATGTGGTCGTTTCGAATCCGCCGTACATTCCCGAGGCCGATGCTGCGTTGCTCTCTCCGGTCGTGAAAGACTACGAGCCGCACACCGCGCTCTTTGGCGGCCGCGACGGGCTTGACTTTTACCGCCGCTTCGCTCGCGATTTGCCGCTTGTGCTCGGCGTCCCGGCGCTTGTCGCGTTTGAAGTCGGCGCCGGACAAGGGGAAGCGGTCGCTGCGCTTTTAGCGGCAGCGTTTCCCGAGGCGCGGGTCGAAGTGGCCTTTGATTTGAACGGCAAGGACCGAATGGTTTATATGACAAGAAAAAATTAGATTCATAGGTTTAAAATGAGGCGGCGCCGTCCACAATGAGAGGTGAAAGGACGGTGCCGATGATGAGAATGAAGGGAAATTCCATCGCTGTATGTTTATATATCATTCTATTAACAACAGGCGTCCTCGTTCAGCTGTACGGCCAGCAGACCGATGCTGGGGCCAACGCCGCGGTCGCGGTTCCCGACGAGGCGGTTCGCTTGCGCATTTTAGCCAACAGCGATGCGGCTGCTGACCAAGAATTGAAACGAAACGTGCGCGATGCGGTGAACGCGCAAATCAACAGCTGGGTCGCTGAACTGACGTCGTTCGACGAAGCGAAGCGCGTCATCCGCTCCCGCCTGCCGGACATTGAACAGACAGTCGCTCGCGTGCTCCGTGATGAGCAAAGCAGCCAGTCGTACAAAGTAGAGTTTGGCCCGGTTCGCTTTCCGACGAAAGTGTATGGCGACTACGTCTATCCGGCCGGCACGTACGATGCGGTCCTCATTACGCTCGGGGAAGGGAAAGGGTCAAACTGGTGGTGTGTCTTGTTCCCGCCGCTTTGTTTTCTCGACTTTTCCAACGGTGACGCTGTGATGATGAGAGCGGAAGAAAGGCCGGCAAACGAGACAAGTAAGCCGGCACCGGCCGAGGCCGATCAGCCCGTTAAGAGAAAGCAGAGTGACAAGGAGGCGGTGCAGCCGGATGAACAAGAAGGCGGGAGCACCGCGGCGGCCATGGAGAAGACGGGGCGCCGCGCAGCGGCCGAGGACACGATAAGTGCTGAGACAGATAGTGTGAGCAAAGATGTGGATGACGTGGGGATTCGTGTGGGCGGTGTGGACAATGAGGCAGACGACGCGAGCACCGCTGCGAAGAACACGGGCGAGGATGCGAGTGAAGGGGGAGGAATAGACGGCGGAAACGCTTCTCCTGTCGTCATCGCTGAGCCGGAACAGCGGATCGAAGTGAAATTTTTCTTCAAAGAGTGGCTGGCCCATCTCATTCCATAAGATCCTATCCACAAAGTTATCCACAAAAATAACAGATT
Proteins encoded in this region:
- the fsa gene encoding fructose-6-phosphate aldolase, with amino-acid sequence MKFFIDTANLEEIKHAHELGILAGVTTNPSLVAKENVSFHDRLREITSIVSGSVSAEVISTEAAGMIEEGEELAKIAPNITIKVPMTPEGLKAVKTFSEKGIKTNVTLVFTANQALLAARAGATYVSPFLGRLDDIGHNGLELISTIADIFNIHGIETEIIAASIRHPLHVTEAALRGAHIATVPYKVLMQLFNHPLTDQGIEKFLADWNRQQ
- a CDS encoding UDP-N-acetylglucosamine 1-carboxyvinyltransferase; this translates as MDKMKIIGGDRLRGTIKVSGAKNSAVALIPAAILADSPVTIEGLPDISDVHILGSLIEEIGGSFSFDGKEAVIDPTNMVSMPLPNGKVKKLRASYYLMGAMLGRFKKAVVGLPGGCHLGPRPIDQHIKGFEALGATVTNEQGAIYLRAEELRGARIFLDVVSVGATINIMLAAVRAKGRTIIENAAKEPEIIDVATLLSNMGAKIKGAGTDVIRIDGVEKLSGCRHAIIPDRIEAGTYMIAAAAIGSEVVVDNVIPQHVESLTAKLREMGVHVETGADQILIRGSDVLKAVDVKTLVYPGFPTDLQQPFTALLTKANGTSVVTDTIYSARFKHIDELRRMNANVKVEGRSAIITGPVRLQGAKVKASDLRAGAALVVAGLMAEGVTEITGVEHIDRGYSGLVEKLSEIGATIWREKMTDEEIEQVKNA
- the glpX gene encoding class II fructose-bisphosphatase, with the protein product MERSLSMELVRVTEAAALAAARWMGRGKKNEADDAATSAMRDVFDTVPMKGTVVIGEGEMDEAPMLYIGEKLGNGYGPRVDVAVDPLEGTNIVASGGWNALAVVAVADHGHLLHAPDMYMEKIAVGPEAVGMIDIEAPIIDNLKAVAKAKNKDIEDVVAIVLNRPRHERLIQELREAGARIKLINDGDVAAAINTAFDHTGVDILFGSGGAPEGVLAAVALKCLGGELQGKLLPQNDAELERCKQMGIDVNKVLRMDDLVKGDDAIFAATGVTDGELLRGVQLKGAYGLTHSVVMRAKSGTVRFIEGRHSLKKKPNLVIK
- the rho gene encoding transcription termination factor Rho; translated protein: MELTLAALENMKLKELYELARQYKISYYSKLTKKELIFAILKARAEQDGLFFMEGVLEIIPSEGFGFLRPINYSPSSEDIYISASQIRRFDLRNGDKVSGKVRPPKENERYFGLLHVEAVNGEDPEIAKERVHFPALTPLYPNRQMKLETTPDKLSTRIIDLIAPVGFGQRGLIVAPPKAGKTMLLKEIANSITANHPDVELIVLLIDERPEEVTDIERSVQGDVVSSTFDEVPENHIKVAELVLERAMRLVEHKRDVVILMDSITRLARAYNLVIPPSGRTLSGGIDPAAFHRPKRFFGAARNIEEGGSLTILATALVDTGSRMDDVIYEEFKGTGNMELHLDRSLAERRIFPAIDIRRSGTRKEELLIPKEHLDKLWAIRKTMADSPDFIERFLNKLRRTKSNEEFFALLDQEWKSGGPLRL
- the rpmE gene encoding 50S ribosomal protein L31, producing the protein MKQGIHPAYKKVIVRCACGNEFESGSVKDELRVEICSECHPFFTGKQKFVSAAGRVDKFNKKYGLK
- a CDS encoding thymidine kinase, producing MYVMTQSGWLEVICGSMFSGKSEELIRRIRRAQFAKQEVKVFKPTIDNRYSEDAVVSHNGNSVIAIPVATPAELFRYISAATDVVAIDEVQFFSDDIVDVVQTLADRGYRVIAAGLDQDFRGEPFGPVPALMAIAESVTKLQAVCTVCGSPASRTQRLINGAPASYDDPIILVGASEAYEPRCRHHHEVPGKPKKRHGHPLAERAGE
- the prfA gene encoding peptide chain release factor 1, translated to MFDRLEAVEQRYEKLNELLMDPAVINDPKKLRDYSKEQADLAETVQTYREYKSVRDQLAEAKAMLEEKLEPELREMVKEEIDELEEREAALVEKLKVLLLPKDPNDEKNVIMEIRAAAGGEEAALFAGDLYRMYTRYAESQGWKTEVIEASPTGLGGYKEIIFMVNGKGAYSKLKFENGAHRVQRVPETESGGRIHTSTATVACLPEMEEVEVDIHEKDIRVDTFASSGPGGQSVNTTMSAVRLTHIPTGIVVTCQDEKSQIKNKEKAMKVLRARIYDKYQQEARAEYDQTRKQAVGTGDRSERIRTYNFPQNRVTDHRIGLTIQKLDLVLDGQLDEIIEALILDDQAKKLEQANDAS
- the prmC gene encoding peptide chain release factor N(5)-glutamine methyltransferase — encoded protein: MRRNVHEVLAWASSFLRAHGKEERAAEWLLCHHLRTDRAGLFARWREPVEEAVYERFTADVRRHALHHVPVQYLIGHESFYGRPFLVNRHVLIPRPETEELVLGVLERVPRLFAGRERIDVVDVGTGSGAIAVTLALENKALSVTATDISEAALTVARENARRLGASVSFLRGDLLQPLIEQGRTVDVVVSNPPYIPEADAALLSPVVKDYEPHTALFGGRDGLDFYRRFARDLPLVLGVPALVAFEVGAGQGEAVAALLAAAFPEARVEVAFDLNGKDRMVYMTRKN
- the spoIIR gene encoding stage II sporulation protein R — encoded protein: MMRMKGNSIAVCLYIILLTTGVLVQLYGQQTDAGANAAVAVPDEAVRLRILANSDAAADQELKRNVRDAVNAQINSWVAELTSFDEAKRVIRSRLPDIEQTVARVLRDEQSSQSYKVEFGPVRFPTKVYGDYVYPAGTYDAVLITLGEGKGSNWWCVLFPPLCFLDFSNGDAVMMRAEERPANETSKPAPAEADQPVKRKQSDKEAVQPDEQEGGSTAAAMEKTGRRAAAEDTISAETDSVSKDVDDVGIRVGGVDNEADDASTAAKNTGEDASEGGGIDGGNASPVVIAEPEQRIEVKFFFKEWLAHLIP